The DNA window TGCGAACCTCTGTTGATTTGTGTAGCTGATATACAGCATGATGTTGTAAGTACCATCCCTCATCTCTGGATTCCTCTGGATATAATTCTCTGACAAAGCAACTGTCAATTAATTTCTGGATTTCTTCGCTATATTCATCAAAGGTTCCAttcttaattaatcttttttcttgGCTCGTAAGTCTTATTTCTGCTTGAGGCTTGTTACACTCCAATGCTTCAGGGAAACCGGGCTTCCAAGGCATTTCCACAGTCATGCGACCATCCGCATTAAAGCAAAGCTTATTTCGACAATGTTTTATGAACTGAGACTCTGCTATTTCCCTATCTGAGCAAACACACAAATGTTGTTGGTTTGACACCAACAACATCAGATGTATATAATTTCTGCAAATCCTCAAATGACTCAAAAACTGGACCCTGGATGCAGCATGTGGTTTGGGTTTTGGAATATTCCCTCCAAAAATGGTCTACCCTAAGATACTTCTGACGGCAACTGGAGACGATTCAGGAGACACAGAGTCTTTTACGCTCTCAACTGGCATTGTAAAGAAATAATAGTCATAACCAATGATGATATCAATTTCTGCTTCATCTGTGGGTAACGTTCCTTGGCAGCGTTCAGATGAGGATACTCATAAAAATATCCCCAACTGCAGAACTGTTATGGCCTGGTTTTCCAATTCCAATTGCAATTACATTGTATGACTTAATTCCATTCACTGGTCTAATTTGGATAGAAAACTTGGCACTGCTTTCCTCAGCAATACCTCCTCCAGCTACTCTGTATCGAAACTTGAATGGTTCACCTTGTAAGCCAAAATGCTTGGCTGTGGATAACTTAAGCAATGTTGTATCAGCACCTGTATCAATAAATGCAACCACGCGATGCCATTTTTTCTCAACATCTTGCAGTTCTACATACGTTGTAGGGGAGTAGTGTCGATGAATTTTTCCTTCCTGGCTTGAGTTCAGGGTCCCTACTGTGTTGAATGTTGCATCTGCATCTGAAGCAACCTCCCGTGCATGACCAATGTTGCACTCAAAAGCACTTCCCGACAGAGTTAGATTCGTGTTCAAAGCAGAAGTACCTCCCGCCCGTGAACTTTCCAACCCAGAAAAAGTCCTTGGCTGTACTTTATTTCCGTATGGTGGGCAGGCTACAAATCGATGATGATAAAGTTGGCAATCTACACAGCGTTTCTTATCCGGGCGTGTACAATTGATTGCGTTGTGGTTGGCTCTAAGACAAAAGAAACATCTCTTACTGCTCACAATCATCCTTCGTCTTTCTTCCTTGGTTTTTGATATAAAGATAGGACATTTAATGATCAAAtgagttttatctatgcaaaAGGGGGCAAGCCCTCCCATCATCAACCAATGTAGCCACGGATTCATCACATTCTGAGCTTTTGTCTCTAAAATAGTTTACAGCTGACTTGTTAGTATTATCACTCAGGGAATGGGGATGTTCTCGACGCTCTCTAGCTTCTGTTTCTCTCCGTAGATATGTAATCAACTCTGCTAATGTCTGattatgacattttgattgcCGCATATATTCGTAATAAATTCCAGAATCGATCTTTCTGCTGGCAATTTCAATTGCCATGAATGAATCCAATTCCCTTTCTTGACCAAGTTCTCTCATTCGCCGAGCAAAATCAGCCAGTCCATCCAAAACTTGTCTCATCTCCCTTGCTGCTGTAGACTTCATTGGTTTCAAGGCATCTAAACTAAGTAGTACATCTCGTATGATGGCAGATGTTGGTACCTTCTCTTCAAGACGCCTCCAAGCTCCATTTTCACCATCAACAGAACTGCAATCCACAATAGTATCTTGAACTACTTTTGGTAATGCATTGCCATTTAACAAGATCATGAGCTTTTCTTTACCATCAGTCATACCAGCTGACTCAAAGTACTGGTCCATTCAAACCCTCCACGACTGAAAGTTTCGGGTGCTCCATCCCAACACGGTGCATGAAGACCTGGAATTCGGATAGCAGGTCGTGATTTCTCTGCTATTCGAATATCATCCAACTTAGTCGAAAGCTTCTCGATAAGCTTCAACATTTCTTCGTCCTTTGTAGAGTCAGTTGGCGTGTGTTTGTCTAAAAACTCCGAGCGTAGAGAAGACAATATGACAGCTCTTAAGTCCAATTCCTCTGACTGGGTCTCCAGATCACGAGCCCACTCGGTCATATTACcttctttgttatatattatatcattgcATGATAGAATTTTTTCCATCTGAttcaaaatttcctgaaaattatttattcgtcCCTCCATCGTGGATATTCTGCGATTTATTTCAACATTGTCGGTACAGCCCTTTTCAAGGAGTTCCTTTAGCCCATTTATCCCTCGGGTAATTTGAGACTTCAAGTATATccgagtttttttaaatttttcgtaGTCCGCTGCTACAAAATCCTCCATGGCAGAAGTCGATTTGGGTTTACTTCACTCATTTGGACAACGATGAGATTCCACAAGTCAAGGAAAACCACTTCTACCACTTCTCTTTATTCGGTGAAgtctacaaagaagaaaaaacacaaaataaatgacaaataaaactgcacaaagtaatgacaaaaatacGAACTGCTTATGGTATaacgaaaataaagacaaatatttaaatgcaaagaataaaatagataCAACAAAATGCAACTTAATAGTGactaatacagtaaatattaatatcactcaCAAAGTCCACCCGACTATATGTAAACAGTTATCCAAATTTAAAACAAGAGCGTATTCACTTATGGTCTGTCAGTCAGACCTTGCTACTAAAGACTAAACGTTAAAATATAAACAGCCTGGAAGCAACCACTAGCAAATAGACAGTAACCACATTAATGCTTGTTTAAGGGTAAACAGCATTTACAGACACCCAAATCTTTAGAGTAATAAATACTTAAACGGCACAAACAACTGATTGAAAGTCCGCTAcacacgggctgtcccacccctccggcaggacgacgacCAAGCTGCAGGCAGCGAAGTTctgtctggcacggagtgcagaaggacgcaaggacctgggcgaggcagtgcctgcagtgccaaaccagcaaagtggGGTGTCATACAGAGTCTGGAATTGGCGAGTTTCCGCTGCCAGGGCGGCGGTTCGGCCATTTTCACATCAACATCgttgggccccttcccccatcaggcggggccagatatctcctcaCAGTGGtcgaccgctcaacaaggtggcccaaagccatgcccatgcaagaagccactgccagcgcgtgcgccgaggccctactctccagttggatcagccgcttcggcgtccctgaCCACATTACAACCTTCCTATCTGGAttgtggtccaccctggcacGACTGCTGGGGACAACTCATCACACCACCatggcctacaaccccgcagccaacggcttggtcgagcggtttcacaggtccctgaaggcgtccctcatggcccgctgcactgctgaggattggaaataccagctgccgtgggtcctccttgggctgagAACCGTCCCCAGGGCCAACAGTGCCCCGTCCGCAGCTGAGAGAACCTACGgcgagcccctcgtggtcccgggcgagctaGTTAGAGAGGaccaccacaacccatctgcccagaggcttcgcgacatagtcgACAAGTTTGCCCCTGCAAGCGGAGatataccgacaggtcggtcACCTTCTCGCcgcccggcttgtcctccaccacccacgtcttcgtcagggatgacgccgtccgcccgccactgaccaagCCCTACGGGGGGCCCTTCTGCGTGCTGGACCCAAGATGATgacccacgcgccaacagacccttcgccgccaCCCCGCTTCCCACCGTTCCcgagttctcagtagatgtccgacccagGTCGgtgaccctccgagatgacccaccccaccaccggagccctggacacctcctccaggaaacctgaagccgcctcCACAATCgtaccggacgagctgaccaacaaaggaccagccaacgtcatccttcagcctgctgccgcccccctcgagctggctaccaaggatcagccgccgtcatccttcagccctcgagccggctaccgaaggatcagcctcCTTCAGCCGTCCCCCTCCAGCTGGCTACAGAAGGATCATCCGacatcacccttcaacccgctcccatCCTCCTCAAGCTCTTGCCGGCCGGCgccacccttcagcctcctacctgcCCCTAGCcgaagcccttcgagccaactacagttgtcagcaagacgatttccacGGCGATGCCTtgcttgggggggaggggagtatttgtaagagtCCGTCGCcctgacgccatctcttccaaacacacgtgtgtgttcaccCGCAGCCAGCCGTGCCCACGAACAGCACTACCCCCGCTTACTTTGTGTAGCCGCAGcactcttcaacgccccagcagatacgtagattaatcagatgttacccacgtcttgggggagagtattgtaagagcctgacgccgtctcttccaaacacatgtgtgttcgtgtgtgcgtcATCCATTGGAGGGGACTAGATATAACAgcatctcatgcaattggccatatgtagaatttcctgtcctttccattgatatatgtttcatcactgtatgttaatcatgtctatcaatatcgccatctgtttgtctcccgacaaacacagatgtctgagtctgtatctctgttttacctgtctgtgtgtagaggCTACCATAcagctcgcacgcgtcaatagcatctttgaagattctgtacatttatttcagtaaggaaccaccaataaaccagttaacacccaaccagtatgtcgctcattccccagtccttacactggtgaccccggagtgacctgaAGGACctggccgacccaagatgacgacccacgcacCGACAGACCCTTCGCCGTCTCGCTGCTTCCCGCcattcctgagttctcagtagaagtccaaccctccgagatgacccaccccaccaccggagccctggatgcctcctccaggaaacctgaagccgcccccgcactcgtactggtgagctgaccaacgaaggaccagccatgtcatccttcagcctgctgctgcccctctcgagctggctaccaaggatcagccgccatcatccttcagccctcgagctggccacgaaggatcatccgatgtcacccttcaacccgatcgcgtcctcctcgagctcctgctggcggcgccgcccttcagcctcttTACCcgccctagcccaagccctttgagccaactacaattgtcggcaagacaatttccgcatcgatgccttgcttgTGGGGAAcgttgtaagagcccgtcgccgtctcttccaaacaatcagacgttacccacgtcttgggagagtatttgtaagagcccgacaCTGTCTctttccaaacacgtgtgttcgtcaatcgtcatccatcggagtggacaggacaaaacaagcgctcgttttctttctctggcagaacacgatttcaaccatacaatatttccgtctgtttctccctaaccattgttgtctcgatttgtgtacaatcaccattacttgcattgccatgcaagcattctaatcatgtactcataatgttccaccaaatcttctgtaccaaactgtatgtgtgtttctgtttgtgaagacgccaaacgtctctccattttacatatattatgctactgcattgtattcattaatctgtcttgaatctcatgcaattggccatatgtagaatttcctgtcctttccattgatatatgtttcatcactgtatgttaatcatgtctatcAATATCTCCATCTGTTTGTCtcccgacaaacacagatgtctgagtcTGTATCTCTGTTtaacctgtctgtgtgtagacgctaccttaccgctcacacgcgtcaataacatcttcgaagattctgtacatttatctcagtaaagccccatacacactatgcatcatgatgcgcgcagtgttgaacggatgtgttgaaaagCCAGTTTTTCAACACTACGTTGCATCATGAATGTGTTGGTGGGGCAAACCGATTTCAAAGGCCTTCGCAGCAGTGTTCCCAGTGGCGGTACGAAAGTACCGTTTTGATACGTTTTGGTTTTTCCTGTACGTTTTTACGCCGCTCATATAAAACGGTACTAAATGAGAAAAACCGGTACCTTTTGACTAATTTACGtatctttacattaaaataaggATTTATggttaaaaactatatatttcattactatGTTACACTACTACTTAATAACTAgcataaaatgcatttattccTAACCTTAGACAAGTATTTATCGCATCTGCAGTCACTTAAGATACCCTTTACTTCATTACTTTGACCTTTTCAGCATCATACAATAAGAGTCTGTTTAGCATGTGTGACGAATGTCTCCGCTTATATGATGAGGATCGAAAAATTCATCTCTTATGAACGACTCTTTTAGAGTCATTATTGCGTGTCTTTCCCAAAAGACACCATTCTAGGAAGCGGCAAAGTTGCAAACGCGACAGTCTCGGACTGAACTGCCTGACGCCTGACGGTCTGACCGTCTGAGTCAGGAGACTCAGCCTCAGGACTCAGGACAACGGTCAACCTATATTATAGTAGTGTCAGTGACAGTGAGTGAATCTTTAAGATATGTCTCTTCTAAACTGGATTAGAAAAGGAAAAGGTAAGCAGATGCGCTTGAATAACAGATTACGTTAACTTACGCTGATAATCATAAAAAGCCATAGTTAAGCAACTCCATAGAGTGCTTTCATAGCCTCTTAGGCCTATAGGCTAGATCTGGCTTGTCGTCTACAGTGCCCAaacaagttattttatatatgagagtgctgaatgattataattattatattctcCCCACAATTGTTACACATATCAGCACCTGGTAcatgaataacacacacacacaaacaatagcatatatatatatatatatatatatatatatatatatatatatatatatatatatatatatattatatatatatatatatattgtgtgtgtgtgtgtgtatttagctAATAGGCCTACATTATCATTCAGGGAAAGATGTTGGGAAGAGAAAACGATCTTCGGAGGACCCTGATGATCCAGACCCAGTTGATTTTGACCCTGGTCTTCCTGGCCCAAGCTCTGGCATCACAGCTCGTGTGTCTGATGATGCAAGTGATCCAACTATAGGTCATATTCCGGAACATGTGCATAATATATCAAGTGAAGGTTAGCTTatgatttatttacctttatctaAATTATCATTCAGGTactaaaatatttagattatGGTGATTCAGTTTATTAGGGCATTCTTTAAATTAATGACTTCCATTTAGTATATTATAGGTCTAGTGGAATCACCTCtatccatttcttttaaaacaaaatttgatgtTCTAGCCTAGGGCTAGAAATGAAGTGTGAACAGTTGTATCTTAtctaccaaataaaaattttagtggACATTGGATCTTACTCTtatgctttcacacacacacagtctctctctctctctctctctctctctctctctcgtttactatAATTTATTCTTACACACTACTTTCTAGTCaggaacattattttttcttgatatttggatTGTTTTGAAAATTACTATATTCGGGTACACATTTCCTTTTAGGTTTTGAGACAGTTGAGGATGAAAGTAATCCAATAGGTCCAAACATCTTATCCGATCATTCCAATGACGATGTTGACGATGATGATCAATTAAAGGAACCCTCAATGACCAAAGACAAATCAAACACCGAGGTAGAAATAACATCGGCAGGAACTTCATGTAAACGCACTAGCAAGAAAAGGATATACAAATATAGTGAGACTTGGTCATCACATCCAGAATTGAAgtgtttttcaaaatatcaagGTCCGAGAAAAAGACTTAAAAGATAAAGCTGTTTGTGATGTATGTGGTAAGATTATTGCTGGCAGCATATCCCACATGGTAAGACACATAAAGACTGAGTATCATAAAATTAGAGCAGTGTCTGTGAAAGAAGATTCGGTAGTGCCCTTACTAAGTAGGAAGAATGCATCTCAGAGAGACATTGAACGATGTCGACTTATAATGCTTAAATTTCTATGTGACCATAACATTTCATTCAATGTAATGGATCACCTTATACCTGTTATGAAAAAATTGTGCCCCAGACTCTAAGATATTGCAGAATGTGAAATCTGCACGACAGACATCTCGGGATATAGTAGTTAATTGCATGGGGAAGGAGAGTTTAGATGAGATAGTTGAGatattaaaagtacaaaaattttcCCTCTTATTAGACGAAAGTACAGATGTTTCAAGCACTAAACAACTGGCTGTTGTTGTACGAAtagtaaataaggaaaaaggaaatagttgAAGACAAGTTTCTTCACTTGCTAGATGTTGAGGATTGTAGTGCTGAATCTTTGTTCCAaatcattaaacaatttttttgaaaaacatggAATACCCTTTGAAAACATGATAGGATATGCAAGTGTCATGATGGGGAACATGGGGATTGAAGGCTAAATTTAAATCCATATTGCCAAATTTGTTTGTTATTGGGTGTATATGTCACTCATTGCATTTATGCTCAAATAATGCGTGTCTAATGCTTCCTAGGTCTGTTGAAGAGTTGTGCAAGGATGTCCATAACTATATCAATCATAGCCCAAAAAGGTTAATAAAATTCAAAGAGTTTCAAGATTTCGTTCGAGTTGATTGCCATCGAATCTTACATCCTTGCCAGACCAGATGGCTTTCACTTGAGTCTGTTGTAAGCAGAATGCTAGAACAGTGGTCTGCTTTACAGTTATTTTTCCAAtctgaatttttggaaaataaagtaaaatctgcGCAAGGTATTTTAGATGCATTGAATACTCCAGTTATtagattatatttttcctttttaagctATGTATTGCCAAttgtaaacaaaatgaacaaagagTTTCAAAGTGAAACAGTACAGATTCACGTGGCATACAGTAACCTATGTACACTTTTAGGACCATCCTTAGTAATTATATTAAGAAGAGTGTCCTGGTGGAAACCTCAGATGTATTCTCTGTGAAATTTAATGACCCTAATAATTTCTTACCACAGTCGGAGTTCCACTTTGGTAGTAAAGTTGAAACCAGTTTAGTGCAGGGATGTCATACCAGAGTCAGAACTTTCAAGTTTCAAAGTAAATtgctttaacttttatttagaaTTAGCAACTCAGATCTATAGGAGATTAAGTGGTATGAACACAATAATGCCTCTTTTAAGCGTGTGTGATCCAAATGTAGTCAAAGCTGAGACAGTAAAATCTTTGGTGCCTTTGTTTTCTAAGTTTCCACAGTTGATAACGGATGAGTATTATGATGAATGTAATGATGAATGGCgtaatttaccattttattttgataaattcaagGAATTAAGTAATCCTGTTAAATTCTGGTATGAAGTAGCAAATTGAAACAAGCCGATGGGCAGTCATTATTTCCTAAATTATCTCAACTAATGCTCAATTTACTGGTACTGCCACATTCATCTGCAGCAGTTGAGATGATTTTCTCCCAAGTCAATCTCATAAAAACTGACACGAGAAATAGACTTAATACCGAGTCAGTTAATGGCCTATCATGCAAAGAGAATGGAGGAAACATGCCATGTTATGACTGGGAACCCAGTTTAAAAATGATTACCTCTGCACAAAAAGTTTACAAGAATATATCCTCTCTCTAAACCATCCATAATCAATTGtccttttgataaaataaatccatctaaATTAGCGTATACACTTTTGTAATTGAAAAATCTATGTAtcaggtttgaaaaaaaaattctttcttttgtcaGCGTGGCctgtttattatgttttaaatatttgtttacaatatattgtttttgtCAATCTAGCTACATTCAGATATTCTAATTCAagcaaattaattcaaaattaaaacatcatATATCATTACGGCTTTAACTGTAaacctgaaattattattgtgagtataattatatatagaatgttaCCTAATCTTGCTGTGAAGGTTTAGCAAATAATTTTGCAAGGTCTGTTCTTTTCTCACTACATTCTTCTAGCAAATAATTTTGCAAGGTCTTGTCTTTTCTCActaattcttctctttttgtATCTTTAGAGGAGGATTGAATGAATTCGGATCAccttatacagaaaaaattaggTGAGTACCTTTTCTGTACATTCTGATAAAGTGTGATACGAAAATGATACGTTTTGGTGAAAATTGTGTTACTTTTGAATTTTCCCACTGGGAACACTGCTTCAGCAGTGATGCATGAGCAGTCAGATAGGGAGGACGTCCACTCAGCTCCAGCGCCGATGGCTAGATAACTACCACCAGCCAAACACAGACCAACACTCtaacactgttgtattttccagcttcaaattgagtgtttggtggctgggatgattgggaagatatatatatatatatatatatatatatatatatatatatatatatatatatatatatatatatatatatatatatatatatatatatatatatatatatatatatatatatatatatatatatatatatatatatatatatatatatatatatatatatatatatatatatatatatatatatatatatacatacatactgaaaagcttataggtcacaaaacattttatgaattacaatacacagtagatgtttgaataatatgtggctaaaggcattttgAAGAATCTTGACAAGAAAGGGCAAAATGAATATTTGCCCTCCTTAATCCAGTAATCGCGCTCTGTATAGTCAGATCTGGccggagaacaagtgagcagtgttgcagtacagtttggccgctaataatttttttttcagcgccactactgcatcacgtggctgatacatgatgcatagtgtgtacgggggcttaaggaaccaccaataaaccagttaacacgcAACCAGTATGTCGCAcattccccagtccttacagatcttccattttttttttctttttcttaacttcacgtaattcactgttgaaccatttggcattttctttaactattatttgccTCATTACTTCTAGACATTTATCGTTGTAGCTTGACGCCAATATACTCGTACTTTTGCTATAGAATGGAAAACAGTTTTTTCACATACTTGGTCACCTGTCAATGTGCTCGTATTCCTCAAATTCCACCTGCACTCATggcttgtttctcttattttcttgatgctctcaacaataaattcatcagctttatttaaagttggttttgtttctgtaagtgataGTTTTTCAATGTACGAGTATGacctttccagatatttatactaaatggaactagtttatgtatgtattgagATGTCGCATTCAGGCTCAACTTGTATGTCACTCACAATCtcgctgtttttgttttttctatcacTAGGTCAATGGTATGGTTCAATAATGATGTCGGTTTTTCATAACATTTACGATGTCGTGGTTTTCAAGTAACTATAAATTCGTTGACATATTTGTCATCGTTATCATCCAGATGTAGGTTGAAATCACCACaaatgagtatatttttttttatcagccagCAAGTGGAGGAAGTCACTGAATTCATCTAGGAATGATCTCTTACTTGTGCTTGGTGGTTATAAACTGTTATGATTTGTATgagtttgtttatgtgtgtaattttggtgctgatgtattcaaatgtactgaacacattttggttcaGTATAGAAACTTTGTACACTTTTTGGCAAAGATTCCTGTACTCCaccaccccctttttttctctctctctctcagtaggctACATGG is part of the Macrobrachium rosenbergii isolate ZJJX-2024 chromosome 41, ASM4041242v1, whole genome shotgun sequence genome and encodes:
- the LOC136827154 gene encoding uncharacterized protein — protein: MLLVSNQQHLCVCSDREIAESQFIKHCRNKLCFNADGRMTVEMPWKPGFPEALECNKPQAEIRLTSQEKRLIKNGTFDEYSEEIQKLIDSCFVRELYPEESRDEGWYLQHHAVYQLHKSTEVRIVWNSAAKFNGLCLNDGFYKGPDFLNSLLYCLLHWRMKSIGIAGDVQKMFNQILMAEKD